A DNA window from Trichomycterus rosablanca isolate fTriRos1 chromosome 11, fTriRos1.hap1, whole genome shotgun sequence contains the following coding sequences:
- the LOC134323134 gene encoding B-type lectin plumieribetin-like, with the protein MSKNYLSMNTELRKGDLLVSNNGEYKAILQEDGNFVVYGWKPLWHTNTARNTEGLRLIMQGDCNLVLYANRKPVWQTNTVNKSPLMCRLTLTNDGFLVVDNDMVELWKSTKNL; encoded by the exons ATGAGTAAGAACTACTTGAGCATGAACACTGAGCTGCGGAAGGGAGATCTCCTGGTGTCCAACAACGGGGAATACAAGGCCATTCTCCAG GAGGACGGGAACTTCGTGGTGTACGGCTGGAAGCCGCTGTGGCACACCAATACCGCCCGCAACACGGAGGGTCTCCGCCTGATCATGCAGGGCGACTGTAACCTCGTCCTGTACGCCAACAGGAAACCCGTCTGGCAAACCAACACGGTCAACAAGAGTCCTCTAATGTGCCGCCTGACCCTGACCAACGACGGCTTCCTGGTGGTGGATAACGACATGGTGGAGCTGTGGAAATCCACCAAGAATCTGTAA